In Salvelinus namaycush isolate Seneca chromosome 15, SaNama_1.0, whole genome shotgun sequence, a genomic segment contains:
- the LOC120060371 gene encoding methionine aminopeptidase 1 isoform X2 encodes MSNLYQARDPRLILLLSEEDKNQDEAKNCVENDTNTDPWPGYRYTGRLRPHYPLTPMRHVPGNIERPDYADHPLGMSESEQSLKGTSQIKILSAEDIEGMTVVCKLAREVLDIAALMVKPGMTTEEIDYTVHLACTARNCYPSPLNYYNFPKSCCTSVNEVICHGIPDRRPLVDGDILNVDITVYHNGFHGDLNETFFVGEADEGAKKLVQTTFECLMQAIDSVKPGIRYRELGNIIQKHAQANGFSVVRSYCGHGIHKLFHTAPNVPHYAKNKAVGVIKPGHVFTIEPMICEGGWQDETWPDGWTAVTRDGKRSAQFEHTLLVTETGCDILTRRLDDNGRPHFLNQI; translated from the exons ATGTCCAACCTGTATCAAGCTCGGGATCCAAGGCTCATACTTTTGCTCTCAG AGGAGGATAAGAACCAGGATGAGGCAAAGAACTGCGTGGAGAACGACACCAACACAGACCCATGGCCTGGCTACCGCTACACGGGCAGACTACGCCCTCACTACCCACTC ACTCCCATGAGGCATGTCCCCGGTAACATCGAAAGACCTGACTATGCCGACCATCCACTAG GCATGTCTGAGTCGGAGCAGTCTTTGAAGGGCACTTCACAGATCAAGATCCTTTCTGCCGAAGACATAGAAGGCATGACAGTTGTGTGTAAG CTGGCCCGAGAGGTGCTTGACATCGCCGCCCTGATGGTAAAACCTGGCATGACCACGGAGGAGATTGACTACACTGTGCATCTG GCCTGCACAGCCAGAAACTGTTACCCCTCCCCTCTCAACTACTATAACTTCCCCAAGTCCTGCTGCACGTCAGTCAACGAGGTCATCTGCCACGGCATCCCAGACAGGAGACCTCTGGTGGATGGGGATATCCTCAACG TGGATATTACTGTGTACCACAATGGTTTTCACGGAGACCTCAACGAGACCTTCTTCGTTGGGGAGGCAGATGAAGGGGCAAAAAAACTTGTCCAGACCACCTTCGAATGCCTTATGCAAGCCATCGACTCCG TGAAGCCAGGTATCCGCTACAGGGAGCTTGGTAACATCATCCAGAAACATGCCCAGGCTAACGGCTTCTCTGTGGTGCGGAGCTACTGTGGCCACGGCATCCACAAACTGTTCCACACTGCTCCTAACGTGCCACACTATGCCA AAAACAAAGCAGTCGGAGTGATTAAGCCCGGCCATGTATTCACCATCGAGCCCATGATCTGTGAAG GTGGTTGGCAGGATGAGACGTGGCCTGATGGTTGGACAGCAGTGACCCGGGACGGGAAGCGTTCGGCCCAGTTTGAGCACACCctcctggtgactgagacgggcTGTGACATTCTGACGCGCCGGCTGGATGACAACGGACGTCCCCACTTCCTGAACCAAATCTAA
- the LOC120060370 gene encoding eukaryotic translation initiation factor 4E-like, with product MATAEPEINLNPPQHAEEGAEAETGQEIVSPESYIKHPLQNKWSLWFFKNDKTKTWQANLRLISKFDTVEDFWALYNHIQLSSNLISGCDYSLFKDGIEPMWEDERNKQGGRWLITLNKQQRRQDLDRFWLETLLCLVGEAFDDYSDEVCGAVVNIRTKGDKIAIWTADFDNREAVTHIGRVYKERLGIPMKMTIGYQSHSDTSTKSGSTTKNKFVV from the exons ATGGCGACCGCGGAACCG GAAATCAATTTAAATCCACCCCAACATGCTGAAGAAGGAGCAGAAGCAGAGACTGGTCAGGAGATTGTGAGCCCTGAGAGCTACATCAAACACCCCCTACAGAACAA ATGGTCTCTCTGGTTCTTCAAAAATGATAAGACCAAAACATGGCAGGCAAACCTCCGCCTCATCTCGAAGTTTGACACGGTTGAAGATTTCTGGGC TCTGTATAATCATATTCAGTTGTCAAGCAATCTGATATCTGGATGCGACTACTCCCTCTTTAAG GATGGCATTGAGCCCATGTGGGAGGATGAGCGAAACAAGCAAGGAGGGCGTTGGCTGATCACGCTCAACAAGCAGCAGAGGAGACAAGACCTGGACCGCTTCTGGCTAGAAACA CTTCTCTGCCTTGTTGGGGAGGCTTTCGATGACTATAGTGACGAAGTGTGTGGCGCAGTAGTCAATATTCGCACTAAAGGAGACAAAATCGCCATCTGGACAGCAGACTTTGACAACAGGGAAGCCGTAACACACATAGG GAGAGTCTATAAGGAGCGCTTGGGAATCCCCATGAAGATGACCATTGGCTACCAGTCCCACTCTGACACCTCCACAAAGAGCGGCTCCACCACCAAAAACAAGTTTGTTGTCTGA
- the LOC120060371 gene encoding methionine aminopeptidase 1 isoform X1, producing the protein MAAIETRECETEGCSSEAKLQCPTCIKLGIQGSYFCSQECFKGSWATHKQMHKKAKEDKNQDEAKNCVENDTNTDPWPGYRYTGRLRPHYPLTPMRHVPGNIERPDYADHPLGMSESEQSLKGTSQIKILSAEDIEGMTVVCKLAREVLDIAALMVKPGMTTEEIDYTVHLACTARNCYPSPLNYYNFPKSCCTSVNEVICHGIPDRRPLVDGDILNVDITVYHNGFHGDLNETFFVGEADEGAKKLVQTTFECLMQAIDSVKPGIRYRELGNIIQKHAQANGFSVVRSYCGHGIHKLFHTAPNVPHYAKNKAVGVIKPGHVFTIEPMICEGGWQDETWPDGWTAVTRDGKRSAQFEHTLLVTETGCDILTRRLDDNGRPHFLNQI; encoded by the exons ATGGCGGCTATCGAGACACGGGAATGCGAAACAGAAGGCTGTAGCAGCGAGGCCAAACTTCAATGTCCAACCTGTATCAAGCTCGGGATCCAAGGCTCATACTTTTGCTCTCAG GAGTGCTTCAAAGGGAGCTGGGCTACTCACAAGCAGATGCACAAAAAAGCAA AGGAGGATAAGAACCAGGATGAGGCAAAGAACTGCGTGGAGAACGACACCAACACAGACCCATGGCCTGGCTACCGCTACACGGGCAGACTACGCCCTCACTACCCACTC ACTCCCATGAGGCATGTCCCCGGTAACATCGAAAGACCTGACTATGCCGACCATCCACTAG GCATGTCTGAGTCGGAGCAGTCTTTGAAGGGCACTTCACAGATCAAGATCCTTTCTGCCGAAGACATAGAAGGCATGACAGTTGTGTGTAAG CTGGCCCGAGAGGTGCTTGACATCGCCGCCCTGATGGTAAAACCTGGCATGACCACGGAGGAGATTGACTACACTGTGCATCTG GCCTGCACAGCCAGAAACTGTTACCCCTCCCCTCTCAACTACTATAACTTCCCCAAGTCCTGCTGCACGTCAGTCAACGAGGTCATCTGCCACGGCATCCCAGACAGGAGACCTCTGGTGGATGGGGATATCCTCAACG TGGATATTACTGTGTACCACAATGGTTTTCACGGAGACCTCAACGAGACCTTCTTCGTTGGGGAGGCAGATGAAGGGGCAAAAAAACTTGTCCAGACCACCTTCGAATGCCTTATGCAAGCCATCGACTCCG TGAAGCCAGGTATCCGCTACAGGGAGCTTGGTAACATCATCCAGAAACATGCCCAGGCTAACGGCTTCTCTGTGGTGCGGAGCTACTGTGGCCACGGCATCCACAAACTGTTCCACACTGCTCCTAACGTGCCACACTATGCCA AAAACAAAGCAGTCGGAGTGATTAAGCCCGGCCATGTATTCACCATCGAGCCCATGATCTGTGAAG GTGGTTGGCAGGATGAGACGTGGCCTGATGGTTGGACAGCAGTGACCCGGGACGGGAAGCGTTCGGCCCAGTTTGAGCACACCctcctggtgactgagacgggcTGTGACATTCTGACGCGCCGGCTGGATGACAACGGACGTCCCCACTTCCTGAACCAAATCTAA